The Vreelandella piezotolerans genomic interval ACATGGGCGTGAAGGTGATTCGCGTCGACGCCGAAGCGCTGTTCCTCGATAAGCTGAAAGGCGAAAACGACCCGGAAGCCAAGCGCAAGATCATCGGCAACACCTTTATCGACGTGTTCGATGAAGAAGCCAGCAAAATTGAAGGCGTGGAGTTCCTGGCCCAGGGCACTATCTACCCGGACGTGATCGAATCCGCCGCCTCGAAAACCGGCAAAGCGCACGTGATCAAATCCCACCACAACGTGGGTGGCCTGCCGGAAACCATGAAGCTGAAGCTCGTCGAGCCGCTGCGCGAACTGTTCAAAGACGAAGTGCGCAAACTCGGCCTAGAACTCGGCCTGCCCTACGACATGGTCTACCGCCACCCGTTCCCCGGCCCTGGCCTGGGCGTGCGCATTCTGGGTGAAGTGAAGAAAGAGTACGCCGACATCCTGCGCGATGCCGACGCCATCTACATCGAAGAACTGCGCGCCGCCGGTTGGTATGAAAAAACCAGCCAAGCCTTCGCCGTGTTCCTGCCGGTGAAATCGGTAGGTGTCGTAGGCGACGGCCGCCGCTACGAATGGGTCATCGCGTTACGCGCCGTCGAAACCATCGACTTCATGACCGCCCGCTGGGCGCATCTGCCCTACGAGCTGCTGGAGAAGGTTTCTAACCGGATTATCAACGAGTTGGAAGGGGTGTCGCGGGTGACTTATGATGTCTCCAGCAAGCCGCCTGCTACTATTGAGTGGGAGTGAGGTTGCGTCAATCATGATAATCGCTAGCTAGACTTCGCAAAGCCGCTCCATGATTGAGCGGCTTTGTTGTATGGTGCGCTTATACCTACAGGGATGAGCATGATGAGCGACGAGGAAGTTAAAGCCAATGCAGTAGCCTTTGCCAAGCGACATAAGAAGCGCATTGCCTCTGAACGAACGGATATCGAGCAGTACGTGCCGGAAGAGCGGCCTATCTCCATTTTTATGGCGGGTTCTCCGGGGGCAGGCAAGACCGAGATAGCCAAGGAGTATGTTGCAGCGCTGGATGAATTAGAGTCCCAAGGGTTCGAAGGGCTGGGCAGGATACTGCGTATTGATCCTGATGACCTGAGAGAAGAGCTCCCAGGCTATACGGGTGGCAATTCCCGGTTGTTCCAGGGCGCGGTGTCGATACTCGTGGATAGAATTCACGACGTCATGCTGAAACAGCGGCAGTCCTTCCTTCTGGATGGCACACTCGCAAGCTTTGATATCGCCAGCAAGAATATTGCCCGCTCTTTAAAGCGAGAACGTGACGTCCAAATATTCTACGTCTATCAGCATCCGCTACTGGCTTGGCAGTTCGTCTGCGGTCGCGAGAAGGTCGAAGGCCGAAATATTCCGCTCGAAAGCTTTATTGAACAGTTCCTCGGTGTTCAAGAGGTGGTGAATCGAGTCAAACGAGAGTTCGGCTCAAAGGTCTGTCTCGACCTCATCATCAAAGACACAGACCACACAAATCAGCACTGGGAATCGGATATCGATTCGATTGATCCATTCCTGCCCGAGCGCTACACTCATGAACAGCTGAAAAGCCTACTATCAGGCGAGGATGAGTCATGAAAGATAAAATGTCGAAATCTACCCCGCTAACGCATTTTGCGCGTCATGCGAGCGCTGAGCAGAAACAAGCCGTGCGTAACAAGGTCATCCATAACGCCATCGCTCGTCAAAAGCGTGTTCTCGACCAAGCTAAAGAGCTGAATTGCTAGCTTAGCTGTTGAGCAGTCGCATTTCCTTGG includes:
- a CDS encoding zeta toxin family protein: MMSDEEVKANAVAFAKRHKKRIASERTDIEQYVPEERPISIFMAGSPGAGKTEIAKEYVAALDELESQGFEGLGRILRIDPDDLREELPGYTGGNSRLFQGAVSILVDRIHDVMLKQRQSFLLDGTLASFDIASKNIARSLKRERDVQIFYVYQHPLLAWQFVCGREKVEGRNIPLESFIEQFLGVQEVVNRVKREFGSKVCLDLIIKDTDHTNQHWESDIDSIDPFLPERYTHEQLKSLLSGEDES